A region of Crenobacter cavernae DNA encodes the following proteins:
- a CDS encoding taurine ABC transporter ATP-binding protein — MEELNVRGVSVLYPGRRPGERVHALDNVNLSIKSGDFVVALGASGCGKTTLLSLMAGFISPSEGSITLGGNKVLGPGSDRGVVFQKHALLPWLSVMENTEFGLKLQGVRKDKRRALAAKNLELVGLQDFHNHMIYQLSGGMQQRVGIARALTCNPAMLLMDEPMAALDALTRETIQELLLDVWQETQKMFFFITHSVEEALFLASRLIVMSPRPGRITHTYELDFNRRFLECRDARAIKSSSDFIKMRETVLGIIYGDERAAEAKEVSHG, encoded by the coding sequence ATGGAAGAACTTAACGTCAGAGGTGTCAGCGTTCTCTACCCGGGCCGGCGCCCGGGGGAGCGGGTCCACGCCCTCGACAACGTCAACCTGTCCATCAAGAGCGGCGACTTCGTCGTGGCCCTGGGCGCCTCGGGTTGTGGCAAGACGACCTTGCTGAGCCTGATGGCCGGCTTCATCTCGCCGTCCGAGGGCAGCATCACCCTCGGCGGCAACAAGGTGCTCGGCCCGGGCTCCGACCGCGGCGTAGTGTTCCAGAAGCACGCGCTCCTGCCCTGGCTCAGCGTGATGGAAAACACCGAGTTCGGCCTGAAGCTGCAGGGCGTGAGAAAGGACAAGCGGCGCGCGCTGGCAGCAAAGAACTTAGAGCTCGTCGGCCTGCAGGACTTTCACAACCACATGATCTACCAGCTATCAGGCGGCATGCAGCAGCGCGTCGGCATCGCACGGGCGCTGACCTGCAACCCGGCCATGCTGCTGATGGACGAGCCGATGGCGGCGCTCGACGCGCTAACCCGCGAAACCATCCAGGAATTGCTGCTCGACGTGTGGCAGGAAACGCAGAAGATGTTCTTCTTCATCACGCACAGCGTCGAGGAGGCCCTGTTCCTCGCCAGCCGCCTGATCGTGATGTCGCCCCGCCCGGGGCGCATCACCCATACCTACGAGCTCGATTTCAACCGGCGGTTCCTGGAATGCCGCGACGCGAGGGCGATCAAGTCCAGCTCCGACTTCATCAAGATGCGCGAAACCGTCCTCGGCATCATTTATGGCGACGAGCGCGCCGCGGAAGCGAAAGAGGTGTCCCATGGCTGA
- a CDS encoding ABC transporter permease subunit translates to MADSKHDLNASPRSQRGSISLSGHLAKPQPPTPGVLSRLFAKKSVRPGEQFGAPGQGRSGLISFATISLLFSLWVLVTATGWVPPLFLPSPQAVFDKFILVSTEGFANATLFEHTQTSLFRVFGAFALACVTAIPIGVLMGVSRVARGVFDPPIEFYRPLPPLAYLPMVIIWFGIGEFSKVYLIFLAIFAPMAISARSGVRSVSIEQIHAAYSMGATRMQVIRHVILKSALPEIFTGMRIGIGVGWTTLVAGEMVASTRGLGFMVLNAAEFLASDVVIMGVIVIGLFAFTFDLLMRYLERVLVPWKGKV, encoded by the coding sequence ATGGCTGATTCGAAACACGACCTGAATGCATCCCCTCGCAGTCAACGCGGCTCCATCTCGCTGAGTGGCCACCTCGCCAAACCCCAGCCCCCCACGCCGGGTGTGCTCTCGCGGCTGTTCGCGAAGAAATCGGTCCGGCCCGGCGAGCAGTTCGGCGCGCCGGGGCAAGGCCGCAGCGGACTCATCAGCTTCGCCACGATCTCCCTGCTCTTCTCGCTCTGGGTGCTCGTCACCGCCACCGGCTGGGTGCCGCCGCTGTTCCTGCCGTCCCCACAGGCCGTGTTCGACAAGTTCATCCTGGTGTCGACCGAGGGCTTCGCCAACGCGACGCTGTTCGAACACACCCAGACCAGTCTTTTCCGCGTGTTCGGCGCCTTCGCGCTCGCCTGCGTCACCGCGATCCCGATCGGGGTGCTGATGGGCGTGAGCCGCGTCGCGCGCGGCGTGTTCGACCCGCCGATCGAGTTCTACCGCCCGCTGCCGCCGCTCGCCTACCTGCCGATGGTCATCATCTGGTTCGGCATCGGCGAGTTCTCGAAGGTCTACCTGATCTTCCTCGCGATCTTCGCGCCGATGGCGATCTCGGCGCGCTCGGGCGTGCGCTCGGTGTCGATCGAACAGATCCACGCCGCCTACTCGATGGGCGCGACACGCATGCAGGTCATCCGCCACGTGATCCTCAAGTCGGCGCTGCCGGAGATCTTCACCGGCATGCGCATCGGCATCGGCGTGGGCTGGACCACCCTGGTCGCCGGAGAAATGGTCGCCTCGACGCGCGGGCTCGGCTTCATGGTACTCAACGCGGCCGAGTTCCTCGCCAGCGACGTGGTGATCATGGGCGTGATCGTGATCGGCCTGTTCGCCTTTACCTTCGACCTCCTGATGCGCTACCTGGAGCGCGTGCTGGTGCCCTGGAAGGGCAAGGTCTGA
- a CDS encoding NAD-dependent succinate-semialdehyde dehydrogenase, whose translation MLHLKRPDLLRNQAFVAGRWVSAPETIAVTNPATGETLAEVPKLGAAETREAVAAAKQAMKEWKTRPAKARAAVLRRWYELLMANQEDLAQILTAEQGKPLSESRGEIAYGASYIEWFAEEAKRVYGDTIPAPQADRRLVVIKQPIGVAAAITPWNFPNAMITRKAAPAFAAGCAMVLRPASQTPLSALALAVLAEEAGIPAGLFSVLTGGSTEIGGELTSNPDVAKLSFTGSTEVGRLLMAQCAGTIKKLSLELGGNAPFVVFDDADLDAAVEGAIASKYRNAGQTCVCANRLYVQAGVYDAFVDKLAAAVAKLKVGRGDEEGVTQGPLIDEKAVRQVEAHIADALENGATLVTGGKRHALGGSFFEPTILSGVTAKMKVAREETFGPMAPVFKFDTEEELIAAANDTEFGLASYFYSRDIGRIWRVAEALEYGMVGINTGLISNEAAPFGGVKQSGLGREGSKYGLDDYLEIKYLCFAGLDR comes from the coding sequence ATGCTGCATTTGAAACGCCCCGACCTGTTGCGTAACCAGGCCTTCGTCGCCGGCCGCTGGGTCAGCGCCCCCGAAACCATCGCCGTCACCAACCCGGCCACCGGCGAGACTTTGGCCGAGGTGCCCAAGCTCGGCGCGGCCGAGACGCGCGAGGCGGTCGCCGCCGCCAAGCAGGCGATGAAGGAATGGAAGACGCGCCCGGCCAAGGCGCGCGCCGCGGTGCTGCGCCGCTGGTACGAACTGTTGATGGCCAACCAGGAGGATCTCGCGCAGATCCTGACCGCCGAGCAGGGCAAGCCGCTGTCCGAGTCGCGCGGCGAGATCGCCTACGGCGCGTCGTACATCGAATGGTTCGCCGAGGAGGCCAAGCGCGTGTACGGCGACACCATCCCGGCGCCGCAGGCCGACCGGCGCCTGGTGGTGATCAAGCAGCCGATCGGCGTCGCCGCCGCGATCACGCCGTGGAACTTCCCGAACGCGATGATCACGCGCAAGGCCGCGCCGGCCTTCGCCGCCGGCTGCGCGATGGTGCTGCGCCCCGCGTCGCAGACGCCGCTGTCGGCGCTGGCGCTCGCGGTGCTGGCCGAAGAGGCCGGCATCCCGGCCGGGCTGTTTTCCGTGCTGACCGGCGGTTCTACCGAGATCGGCGGCGAGCTGACGTCCAATCCGGATGTCGCCAAGCTGTCGTTCACCGGCTCGACCGAGGTCGGGCGGCTGCTGATGGCGCAGTGCGCCGGCACGATCAAGAAGCTGTCGCTCGAACTCGGCGGCAACGCGCCGTTCGTCGTGTTCGACGACGCCGACCTCGACGCCGCGGTAGAGGGCGCGATCGCGTCCAAGTACCGCAACGCCGGCCAGACCTGCGTGTGCGCGAACCGGCTGTACGTGCAGGCCGGCGTCTACGACGCGTTCGTCGACAAACTCGCCGCCGCGGTCGCCAAGCTGAAGGTTGGCCGAGGCGACGAGGAAGGCGTGACGCAGGGCCCGCTGATCGACGAGAAGGCGGTGCGCCAGGTCGAGGCGCACATCGCCGACGCGCTCGAGAACGGTGCGACGCTTGTTACCGGCGGCAAGCGTCACGCGCTGGGCGGCAGCTTCTTCGAACCGACCATCCTATCCGGCGTGACCGCCAAGATGAAGGTGGCGCGCGAAGAGACCTTCGGCCCGATGGCGCCAGTGTTCAAGTTCGACACCGAGGAGGAGCTGATCGCGGCCGCCAACGACACCGAGTTCGGCCTCGCGAGCTACTTCTACAGCCGCGACATCGGCCGCATCTGGCGCGTCGCCGAGGCGCTCGAATACGGCATGGTCGGCATCAACACCGGGCTGATCTCTAACGAGGCGGCGCCGTTCGGCGGCGTGAAGCAGTCCGGTCTCGGCCGCGAGGGCTCGAAGTACGGCCTCGACGACTATCTGGAGATCAAGTACCTGTGCTTCGCCGGGCTCGACCGCTGA
- a CDS encoding COG4315 family predicted lipoprotein encodes MKFRNVTVVCLALLTAGMAWAGGAPVGKTQGVMTDARGMSLYTFDKDVAGSGKSACGGECLAIWPPLYAETSAKADGDFSVITRDDGKTQWAYKGKPLYYFAKDMTPGDTLGDNVKNVWHLIRD; translated from the coding sequence ATGAAATTCCGAAACGTGACTGTGGTTTGTTTGGCCCTGCTGACTGCGGGCATGGCCTGGGCCGGTGGTGCCCCCGTCGGCAAGACGCAGGGCGTGATGACCGACGCGCGCGGGATGTCGCTCTATACCTTCGACAAGGACGTGGCCGGCAGCGGCAAGAGCGCCTGCGGCGGCGAATGTCTTGCCATCTGGCCGCCGCTGTACGCTGAAACGAGCGCGAAGGCAGACGGCGACTTTTCCGTCATCACCCGGGACGACGGCAAGACGCAATGGGCGTACAAGGGAAAACCGCTTTACTACTTCGCGAAGGACATGACGCCGGGTGACACCCTGGGGGACAACGTAAAAAACGTCTGGCATCTGATCAGGGATTGA
- a CDS encoding YncE family protein: MRQKKRFVLTTTALVAGLAHAAPAFDGQIRNNTLAVDPAETLALVAKSDSEKVHVYDLRHGKLLRTLEGFISPRNILFSPDGKHFYVSDSTKGVVEKWDSPSLKRSASMAVGPGAFGTALSRDGSRLFVNNQASSTVTTFDPNTLQPLSVMTGFAQPRQGIKLSPDDKALFVTNFLGDKITVIDPASFKTLAEVGGFNKIRAISISRDGKMLYAANSGTDTLSEVDVEARRVLRSVKVGSDPYGAALRPDGNFLYSGNLKGNSMTIVSLPDFKATGEITGLKGPRQAITFSKDSRKAWVLNEDLSVAEVDLDTRQVIRTLSAGT; encoded by the coding sequence ATGCGGCAAAAAAAACGTTTCGTTCTAACCACCACCGCTCTTGTCGCAGGCCTCGCCCATGCAGCACCGGCTTTTGACGGTCAGATCCGCAACAACACCCTCGCCGTCGATCCCGCAGAAACGCTGGCCCTCGTCGCCAAGAGCGACAGCGAGAAAGTCCACGTTTACGACCTCCGCCACGGCAAGCTGTTGCGTACCCTCGAAGGATTCATCTCGCCGCGCAACATCCTGTTTTCGCCGGATGGCAAGCATTTCTACGTATCGGACAGCACCAAGGGCGTCGTTGAAAAATGGGACAGCCCATCGCTGAAACGATCCGCGTCGATGGCCGTTGGACCGGGTGCTTTCGGTACGGCGCTGAGCCGCGATGGCTCTCGACTCTTCGTCAACAACCAGGCCAGCAGCACCGTCACCACTTTCGACCCGAATACGCTGCAGCCGCTGTCCGTCATGACCGGATTTGCCCAGCCCAGACAGGGTATAAAACTCTCACCAGACGACAAGGCGCTGTTCGTCACCAACTTCCTTGGCGACAAAATCACGGTCATCGACCCAGCCAGCTTCAAAACGCTGGCCGAGGTCGGTGGATTCAACAAGATCCGCGCGATCTCCATTTCCCGCGACGGCAAAATGCTGTACGCCGCCAACAGTGGAACGGACACCCTTTCAGAAGTCGACGTCGAGGCTCGACGGGTGCTGCGAAGCGTCAAGGTCGGGAGTGACCCTTACGGCGCGGCGCTGAGGCCGGATGGGAATTTCCTGTATAGCGGCAATCTGAAGGGCAACTCGATGACGATCGTTTCACTTCCCGACTTCAAGGCCACGGGTGAAATCACCGGGCTGAAAGGCCCCCGTCAGGCGATCACGTTCAGCAAGGACAGCAGGAAAGCCTGGGTTCTCAACGAGGACTTGAGCGTGGCGGAAGTCGACCTCGATACACGGCAGGTTATCAGGACGCTTTCGGCAGGAACTTAA
- a CDS encoding adenylate/guanylate cyclase domain-containing protein, translated as MSATRLKRLFHAPALVSAKTGSLRVRLLLLVLLAILPMLLLILATNLEERHAAEQRVQEDTVRLLHLTISQHERLIEGSRQLLIALAQIPVVRDRSEAACSTLFGNFLKQYPFYANLGAADLEGNVYCSGLRLAEPVNLADRGYFQRALQYKGLAIGDYQIGRITGKASVNFGYPILDETGFPKGVVYAALDLRWLEQLAIEARLPPDAVLIVFDRHGTVLFEHPDWRRWMGVAAEGNPLVETILSRQEEGTVELPNLEGVTSLFAFAPLRSTRGVVITNQGYLAVGIPTSVAFAQVNRAFAYRLLFFSAVASLALAMAWWFGAVFILRPARALLAATERLEEGDLQARTGLLPGHGELSQLAGSFDRMAERLQEHQAQLRHALAETTELKDLLDNVFASIVSGVITTDLQGKIMLCNLAALHILGYREAKELVGRNIVELQPPLGMTLLPHVLSTAHTDKPVIGLELTPTVAGRGTVYLRFNLSTLKGLQQPQGIAIVLDDVTEKRLMEAQQQLLQHMVSPAILAQIDTEHLQPAGKRTEITTLFTDIHGFTSISEQLNPDDLFGLLNRYLGVMADAVLAQEGTIDKFLGDAVMAWFNAPFPQPDHVMRALRAALGIREAIQALHQEISPLFHLSCGTGLHVGEAVLGLVGGKQRMEYTAIGDDVNIAKRIQEHAGVDQILISAAIYGRVQDQVIVRPATVIQVKGRQKPVEVYELLGLK; from the coding sequence ATGTCCGCAACGCGCCTCAAAAGACTCTTCCACGCGCCGGCACTCGTCAGTGCAAAGACGGGAAGCCTGCGGGTTCGTCTGCTCCTCTTGGTGCTGTTGGCCATTCTGCCGATGCTCCTGCTGATCCTCGCCACGAACCTCGAGGAGCGGCATGCAGCGGAGCAGCGCGTCCAGGAAGATACCGTACGCTTGCTCCACCTGACGATCAGCCAGCACGAGCGTCTCATCGAGGGGTCACGACAATTGCTCATCGCGCTGGCCCAGATTCCGGTGGTGCGCGATCGTTCCGAGGCGGCCTGCAGTACCCTGTTTGGTAATTTTCTCAAGCAATATCCCTTCTACGCCAATCTGGGCGCTGCGGACCTGGAAGGCAATGTGTACTGCAGCGGGCTGCGCCTGGCCGAACCGGTGAATCTCGCCGACCGTGGCTATTTCCAGCGCGCGCTGCAGTATAAAGGCCTGGCGATCGGGGATTACCAGATCGGCCGCATCACCGGCAAAGCTAGCGTGAACTTCGGCTATCCGATCCTCGATGAGACCGGCTTCCCCAAAGGCGTGGTGTACGCCGCACTCGACCTGAGGTGGCTCGAGCAGTTGGCCATCGAGGCGCGTCTGCCGCCCGATGCCGTGCTCATCGTGTTCGACCGCCACGGCACCGTCCTCTTCGAGCATCCGGATTGGCGACGCTGGATGGGGGTTGCCGCGGAGGGCAACCCGCTGGTCGAAACCATTCTCTCCCGCCAGGAGGAAGGCACAGTTGAGCTCCCCAACCTGGAAGGCGTGACCAGCCTGTTCGCGTTCGCGCCGCTGCGCAGCACGCGCGGGGTGGTCATCACCAATCAGGGGTACCTCGCGGTCGGCATCCCGACCTCGGTGGCGTTCGCACAGGTGAACCGCGCCTTCGCCTACCGCCTGCTGTTCTTCAGCGCAGTCGCCTCGCTCGCTCTGGCCATGGCCTGGTGGTTCGGCGCGGTCTTTATCCTGCGTCCGGCACGCGCCCTGCTCGCGGCCACCGAACGGCTTGAGGAAGGCGATCTTCAAGCGCGCACCGGGCTGTTGCCGGGGCATGGGGAATTGAGCCAATTGGCCGGCTCCTTCGACCGGATGGCCGAGCGGCTGCAGGAACACCAGGCCCAACTGCGCCATGCGCTGGCCGAGACCACCGAGCTGAAGGATCTGCTCGACAATGTGTTCGCCTCCATCGTCAGCGGAGTGATCACCACCGATCTGCAAGGCAAAATCATGCTATGCAACCTGGCCGCCTTGCATATCCTGGGGTATCGGGAAGCCAAAGAACTGGTCGGACGCAATATCGTCGAACTCCAGCCGCCGTTGGGGATGACCCTGCTGCCGCACGTGCTGAGCACCGCCCACACGGACAAGCCGGTAATCGGCCTTGAGCTCACTCCCACCGTCGCAGGGCGCGGTACTGTCTATCTGCGCTTCAACCTCTCCACGCTCAAAGGCTTGCAGCAGCCGCAGGGCATCGCGATCGTGCTCGATGACGTGACGGAAAAGAGGCTGATGGAGGCACAGCAGCAATTGCTGCAGCACATGGTGTCGCCGGCTATCCTGGCGCAGATCGATACCGAGCATTTGCAGCCGGCGGGCAAGCGCACCGAGATCACCACCCTGTTCACCGATATCCACGGCTTCACCAGCATCAGCGAGCAGCTGAATCCGGACGATCTGTTCGGCTTGCTCAACCGCTATCTCGGTGTGATGGCGGACGCCGTGCTGGCGCAGGAGGGGACGATCGACAAGTTCCTGGGCGATGCCGTGATGGCTTGGTTCAATGCCCCCTTCCCCCAGCCCGACCATGTCATGCGCGCACTCCGCGCCGCGCTCGGCATCCGCGAGGCCATCCAGGCCCTGCACCAAGAGATCTCACCGCTGTTCCACCTCTCTTGCGGCACCGGCCTGCATGTCGGCGAGGCAGTGCTGGGGCTGGTCGGCGGCAAGCAGCGCATGGAATACACCGCGATCGGCGACGATGTGAACATCGCCAAGCGCATCCAGGAGCATGCCGGTGTCGACCAGATCCTGATCAGCGCCGCCATCTACGGCCGCGTGCAGGATCAGGTCATCGTGCGGCCGGCGACTGTGATCCAGGTGAAAGGCCGGCAGAAACCGGTGGAAGTGTATGAACTGCTCGGATTGAAGTAG
- a CDS encoding patatin-like phospholipase family protein yields MKAKPSPAIRRINIALQGGGSHGAFSWGVLDRLLEDGRIEIDGICGTSAGAINATVLAYGLASGGGAGARRALETLWGKISESARLSPLQPSWLDRMMGSGNMDLSPAWLAFDYLTRFFSPYQLNPCNLSPLRDVLVSVVDFEVLQNSRSVKLFLCATNVLSGRIRVFTTSEICVKAVLASACLPFLFQAVEIDNEYYWDGGYMGNPPIYPLIYDTDSSDVLIIRINPIRIPDVPTTARQILDRINTLSFNSSLMREMRAIAFITRLIDEGALDPASYRRVLIHSIDAEAEMTRLGVSSKFNADWGFLREVFALGRERADAWLTVNFDALGRRSSIDIADTFM; encoded by the coding sequence ATGAAAGCGAAGCCATCGCCCGCGATTCGCCGCATCAATATAGCGCTGCAGGGGGGCGGCTCCCACGGGGCCTTCAGTTGGGGTGTACTCGACCGCCTGCTCGAAGACGGTCGCATCGAGATAGACGGCATCTGCGGCACCAGTGCCGGCGCGATCAATGCCACCGTGCTGGCCTACGGCCTCGCCAGCGGCGGGGGCGCGGGGGCACGCCGGGCGCTTGAAACGCTCTGGGGAAAGATTTCCGAATCGGCGCGGTTGAGTCCGCTGCAACCCTCCTGGCTGGACAGGATGATGGGCAGCGGCAATATGGACCTGTCGCCGGCGTGGCTGGCGTTCGACTATCTCACCCGCTTCTTCTCGCCCTACCAACTGAACCCGTGCAACCTGAGCCCGCTACGCGATGTGCTGGTCTCGGTAGTCGATTTCGAAGTGTTGCAGAACAGCCGGAGCGTCAAGCTGTTCCTGTGCGCCACCAATGTGCTGAGTGGGCGCATCCGCGTGTTCACCACCAGCGAGATCTGCGTGAAGGCGGTACTGGCCTCGGCCTGCCTGCCGTTCCTGTTTCAGGCAGTAGAAATCGACAACGAGTATTACTGGGACGGCGGCTACATGGGCAATCCGCCGATCTATCCGCTGATCTATGACACTGACAGCAGCGATGTGCTGATCATCCGCATCAACCCGATCCGCATCCCCGATGTGCCGACCACGGCGCGCCAGATCCTCGATCGCATTAACACGCTAAGCTTCAACTCGTCATTGATGCGCGAGATGCGCGCGATCGCTTTCATCACCCGACTGATCGACGAAGGCGCGCTCGACCCGGCGAGCTACCGGCGCGTGCTGATCCACAGCATCGATGCCGAAGCTGAGATGACCCGACTGGGGGTATCGAGCAAGTTCAACGCCGACTGGGGCTTCCTGCGTGAAGTCTTCGCGCTGGGGCGCGAGCGCGCCGATGCCTGGCTGACCGTGAACTTCGATGCGCTGGGACGGCGCTCGTCGATAGACATCGCCGACACCTTCATGTGA
- a CDS encoding HD domain-containing protein, whose translation MEARFLALWSRCGGVHGEAVYADLVRHYAEPMRRYHTLDHIRRCMRDLDCARAAIHDPDAVELALWCHDVIYIPGAEDNERRSAEWFERCAEGRIAAAGRIAGMILATTHDVAPADLDGRFTVDIDLVNLGDDRAHFRRDEARLRAERPDLDDVAYDARERAFLGALLARPYIYYTDFFRTRCEARARVNLAWRLAQPAPR comes from the coding sequence ATGGAAGCGCGCTTCCTGGCGCTGTGGTCGCGCTGCGGCGGTGTACATGGTGAAGCTGTCTACGCCGACCTGGTGCGACATTACGCCGAGCCGATGCGCCGCTATCACACCCTGGACCACATCCGCCGCTGCATGCGCGATCTGGATTGCGCGCGCGCAGCGATCCACGATCCTGATGCCGTGGAACTCGCGTTGTGGTGCCATGATGTGATCTACATTCCCGGTGCGGAAGACAACGAGCGGCGCAGCGCCGAGTGGTTCGAGCGCTGCGCCGAGGGCCGCATCGCCGCAGCCGGACGCATCGCCGGAATGATCCTGGCGACGACGCATGACGTTGCGCCGGCCGATCTCGATGGCCGCTTTACCGTCGACATCGACCTGGTGAACCTGGGAGATGACCGCGCCCACTTTCGCCGCGACGAAGCGCGCCTGCGGGCCGAGCGACCCGACTTGGACGATGTCGCTTACGACGCCAGAGAACGGGCCTTCCTGGGCGCTCTGCTGGCTCGCCCCTACATCTACTATACGGATTTCTTCCGTACCCGCTGCGAAGCCCGCGCCCGCGTCAATCTGGCGTGGCGGCTCGCCCAGCCTGCGCCGCGCTAA
- a CDS encoding aldo/keto reductase has product MLRTLLAMGVGSLLSPLVRAAPQGAILTRPIPSSGEALPLIGLGSWITFNVGNDRVARDACAEVMRHFFGAGGRLIDSSPMYGSSQEVIGYGLKKLGKPPRLFSADKVWISSGTRGEGQIESSRRYWNVARFDLLQVHNLVSWQEHLKTLFAMKAAGQLRYVGITTSEGRRHREFEKIMRSQPLDFVQVSYNLFDREVEARILPLARERGIAVIINRPFRQGALLEALARYPLPAWAAEIDCANWAQFALKFIVSHPAVTCAIPATSSVAHVRENMGAAYGRLPDEAMRRRMIAHMERL; this is encoded by the coding sequence GTGCTCCGCACCCTGCTGGCCATGGGGGTAGGCAGCCTGCTCTCGCCCCTGGTCCGGGCCGCGCCGCAAGGCGCCATCCTGACCCGGCCCATCCCCTCCAGCGGCGAAGCCTTGCCCCTGATCGGCCTGGGTAGCTGGATCACCTTCAATGTGGGCAACGACCGCGTCGCGCGCGATGCCTGCGCGGAGGTGATGCGCCACTTCTTCGGGGCTGGCGGCAGGCTAATCGACTCTTCGCCGATGTATGGCTCTTCCCAGGAGGTCATCGGTTATGGTCTGAAGAAGCTGGGCAAACCGCCACGCCTTTTCTCGGCCGACAAGGTGTGGATCTCCTCGGGCACACGAGGCGAGGGCCAGATCGAATCGTCCCGACGCTATTGGAATGTAGCGCGCTTCGATCTGCTCCAGGTCCACAATCTGGTGTCCTGGCAGGAGCATCTGAAAACGCTGTTCGCGATGAAGGCGGCCGGTCAGTTGCGTTATGTCGGCATCACCACCTCGGAGGGCCGCAGACATCGGGAGTTCGAGAAGATCATGCGCAGCCAGCCGCTCGATTTCGTGCAGGTCTCCTACAACCTGTTCGACCGCGAAGTCGAAGCGCGCATCCTGCCGCTGGCGCGCGAGCGCGGCATCGCGGTCATCATCAACCGGCCGTTTCGGCAGGGAGCGCTGCTCGAGGCGCTGGCGCGTTATCCGCTGCCTGCCTGGGCGGCTGAAATCGACTGCGCCAACTGGGCTCAGTTCGCGCTCAAGTTCATCGTTTCGCACCCGGCCGTCACCTGTGCCATTCCGGCAACCAGTAGCGTCGCGCACGTTCGCGAGAACATGGGCGCTGCCTATGGCCGCCTGCCGGACGAGGCGATGCGGCGCCGCATGATCGCGCATATGGAGAGGCTCTGA
- a CDS encoding DUF6064 family protein, which yields MSELWTYTPSDFLMFSARTYYRLFELYNSEIWPAQILALTFGVVILVCLFRARARQGQIISVLLAACWFWVAWAFHAQRYATINWVATYFAAGFVIEALLLIWTGLVRDQLRLRPTDHPVNLAGLGLFLFALFVQPLLGPLMGRPWLQVEFFGIAPDPMVTATLGILLLAANRSHWLLLLVPTLWCAISGTTLWTMGSPDALMMPLAALLVMVLALKKTLSPSARHLP from the coding sequence ATGTCCGAGTTGTGGACCTATACGCCGTCGGATTTCCTGATGTTCTCGGCGCGGACCTACTACCGCCTGTTCGAGCTCTACAACAGCGAAATATGGCCGGCGCAGATCCTGGCCTTGACGTTCGGCGTCGTGATCCTGGTGTGCCTGTTTCGTGCCAGAGCTAGGCAGGGGCAGATCATCTCGGTGCTGCTCGCGGCATGCTGGTTTTGGGTCGCCTGGGCGTTTCATGCCCAGCGCTACGCTACCATCAACTGGGTTGCGACCTATTTTGCGGCCGGCTTTGTGATCGAGGCGCTGCTGCTGATCTGGACTGGTCTGGTTCGCGACCAGTTACGGCTCCGGCCGACGGACCACCCGGTCAACCTCGCCGGCCTGGGCCTGTTCCTCTTCGCGCTGTTCGTTCAGCCTCTGCTTGGGCCGCTGATGGGGCGGCCATGGCTGCAAGTCGAGTTCTTCGGCATTGCGCCAGACCCTATGGTAACAGCAACGCTTGGCATACTCTTGCTCGCAGCCAATCGAAGCCACTGGCTGCTCCTGCTTGTTCCGACTCTGTGGTGTGCAATCAGTGGCACGACACTGTGGACGATGGGATCGCCCGATGCCTTGATGATGCCGCTTGCGGCGCTGCTGGTAATGGTCCTGGCGCTGAAGAAGACGCTGTCACCGTCTGCGCGGCACCTTCCTTGA